The Balneola vulgaris DSM 17893 DNA window TTCCAAGAACTCAAGCGTCTCTACTCCTCTTCTCAAATGTGGGATTACGATACTACCACCAACAATTAAAGCCACATTCATTGCGTCTGTAATCTCTTCTTTGGTCGACCCAGTTTTTGCACATTGCTCTAAATGATAGTCGATGCAATCATTACAACGCAATACCATTGAAGCCACTAAGCCCAACAATTCTTTTGTTTTTGAATCTAAAGCACCCTCTCTATAGGTGTTCGAATCCATGTTGAAGAATCGTTTAATTCCTAAGTGACCCAACTCCATAGTTTTGTCATTTAGCTCTTCTCTTTTTTTTCTGAATTCCTGAAGTCGATTGCTCATAATTCTTTTGGGGATTTATTATTAAGTGGCTATTCTTTTGCCTGAAGTTACGCACCCTTGTGCCCTAGCTCAAGCATCTATAACATGTTCGCAAAAAAGAATTACAAACATAAACTCGTTGTTGTTGGAGACAGCCTTTCTCAAGGCTTTAAGAATGGAGGAATCTATCGTACTGATATCAATTTCCCGTCTTTTTTACACCGTTGTTTTGATCCACTTCCGCCATTTCATCAACCAAGGTTTACGGCTCAAGCTGGAATCCCCATCAACTTAGAGGTAATTCTACGTGGTTTAGCCGATGAATTTGGGTCTGATATTAACTGGATGGAATATCCAGCGGCCGCTACGCACACGTTTAAGACTTTAAAACGCATTAAGAAATATTGGGAAGGCGGGCTGAAAGATCTCAGCATAAATCAACCTACGCCTTATCATAATCAGTCTATTTGGGGCTTTGCCATCAATGACTCTTGGATTGTAAACCATAAAAATAGCCAAGAGTACATCAATGAAAACAAAGAAAGCTACTCTGTTTTTGGAGTACTACCTGAACATGCCAAG harbors:
- a CDS encoding carboxymuconolactone decarboxylase family protein, with the translated sequence MSNRLQEFRKKREELNDKTMELGHLGIKRFFNMDSNTYREGALDSKTKELLGLVASMVLRCNDCIDYHLEQCAKTGSTKEEITDAMNVALIVGGSIVIPHLRRGVETLEFLEEEGAFN